DNA sequence from the Pseudomonadota bacterium genome:
AAGTTATTAAACCAAAGCGCTACAATTTATGCTGAACGTGGGAAGTTAAACCTTGAAGATTTGGGTTACAAAGTTATTATGGGGAAACATGTGAATGATAGGCATCTTCTATTTGCAGGTGATGCGAAGTCACGGGCAGACGACATAAACAGGGCGTTCGGGGATAAATCTATTCGTGCAATAATCTGCACGCGCGGTGGCAGCGGGACACTCCACATCCTGCCCTATATTGATTTTTCAATGATCGAAAAAAACCCCAAGATATTTATCGGTTACAGTGATATTACGGCATTGCAGATAGCGATGTTTAATAAAACCAGGCTTATCACGTTTTATGGTCCCATGGTCGCAACGGATCTTGGTAAGG
Encoded proteins:
- a CDS encoding LD-carboxypeptidase, with the protein product MGKHVNDRHLLFAGDAKSRADDINRAFGDKSIRAIICTRGGSGTLHILPYIDFSMIEKNPKIFIGYSDITALQIAMFNKTRLITFYGPMVATDLGK